A DNA window from Cobetia marina contains the following coding sequences:
- the bamA gene encoding outer membrane protein assembly factor BamA, which translates to MKLKTIGLAAALLGASQGALAASFKVSDIRVEGLQRVSAGTVFNAFPVSADQTVEDDDLSSAARQLFDTGLFDDIRLKRDGDVLIIDVVERPTISKIEIDGNSQIPDEDLRKGLKEAGLAEGQVLQRSTLEEMQRELERVYQAQGRYSARIETSVETLERNRVQVNIDVKEGAVAKIHQINIVGNSAFDDETLREQLELEDRPSWFFGWFSDDEYSREKLTGDIETLKSWYLDRGYVNFQVRSTQVSISPDKSEIFVTINVDEGKPYKIGEIGFAGDIKMKEERARDLVKLAPDALYSQRDVTASSEALRQALGADGFAFANVNAVPEVNEESETVDLTFAVDPGKRAYVRRINFKGNTTTADEVLRREMTQLEGAPASTDKIKQSKQKLERLGFFKQVDVDTRPVAGEPDQLDVNYNVEEQPSGSISASVGFSQGDGVIYGVGLSQKNFLGTGNEVNINAQKSDDYTNVSFGYTDPYWTLDGISRGYNLFYRKVDYDDDDDVASYATDSFGGGINFGYPINELSRLNFGAGYEFVRVKDFDDSPAEVTQYISDEGEDFNLYKLTASWSRNNLNRGILPTAGSSQLLSLEVAVPGSDADYYKFRYKGQKLFELHDDWSLKFRTELGYANSFSGDTYPFFKNFYAGGLGSVRGYSSNTLGQASTEVDDGDDDTLGGNILVEGGIDLIFPMPFVKDKRSVQPSFFVDAGNTYLTSCYDVGSSYSSSCESGVDLGDLNYSAGIGLSWITPVGPLTFSVAQPIGDDDDDDTEIFQFSLGQTF; encoded by the coding sequence ATGAAACTCAAGACCATTGGATTGGCAGCTGCGCTGCTCGGGGCCAGTCAAGGCGCCTTGGCCGCGTCTTTCAAAGTATCCGACATCCGGGTAGAAGGCCTTCAGCGCGTGTCTGCGGGCACCGTGTTCAACGCCTTCCCTGTCTCCGCTGATCAGACCGTCGAGGATGATGATCTGTCCTCCGCGGCGCGCCAGCTGTTCGACACTGGCCTGTTTGATGATATCCGCCTCAAGCGTGATGGCGATGTGTTGATCATCGACGTGGTCGAGCGCCCGACGATCTCCAAGATCGAGATCGACGGCAACTCGCAGATTCCCGACGAGGACCTGCGCAAGGGCCTCAAGGAAGCCGGGCTGGCCGAAGGTCAGGTGTTGCAGCGCTCCACGCTGGAAGAGATGCAGCGTGAGCTGGAGCGCGTCTACCAGGCGCAGGGCCGCTACAGCGCTCGCATCGAGACCTCGGTGGAAACCCTCGAGCGCAACCGTGTTCAGGTCAATATCGACGTCAAGGAAGGTGCGGTCGCCAAGATCCACCAGATCAACATCGTCGGCAACTCCGCCTTCGATGACGAGACCCTGCGTGAACAGCTCGAGCTGGAAGACCGCCCGAGCTGGTTCTTCGGCTGGTTCTCCGACGACGAATACTCGCGCGAGAAGCTGACCGGGGACATCGAGACGCTCAAGTCCTGGTATCTGGATCGTGGTTACGTGAACTTCCAGGTGCGCTCGACCCAGGTGTCCATCTCGCCGGACAAGTCCGAGATCTTCGTCACCATCAATGTCGACGAAGGCAAGCCGTACAAGATCGGTGAGATCGGTTTCGCCGGCGACATCAAGATGAAGGAAGAGCGGGCGCGTGATCTGGTCAAGCTCGCTCCGGATGCCCTCTATTCCCAGCGTGATGTGACGGCTTCCAGCGAGGCCCTGCGTCAGGCATTGGGAGCCGACGGCTTCGCCTTCGCCAATGTCAACGCCGTGCCTGAGGTCAATGAAGAGAGCGAGACGGTGGATCTGACCTTTGCGGTCGACCCCGGCAAGCGCGCCTACGTGCGTCGCATCAACTTCAAGGGCAATACCACGACGGCGGACGAGGTGCTGCGTCGTGAGATGACCCAGCTCGAGGGTGCGCCTGCCTCGACGGACAAGATCAAGCAATCCAAGCAGAAGCTCGAGCGTCTCGGCTTCTTCAAGCAGGTCGATGTGGACACGCGTCCGGTCGCCGGCGAGCCGGACCAGCTGGACGTCAACTACAACGTCGAGGAACAGCCGTCGGGCTCGATCTCGGCGTCGGTCGGCTTCTCTCAGGGTGACGGGGTCATCTACGGGGTGGGGCTGTCGCAGAAGAACTTCCTGGGCACCGGCAACGAAGTCAACATCAATGCCCAGAAGTCCGATGACTACACCAATGTCAGCTTCGGCTATACCGACCCGTACTGGACACTGGATGGCATCTCGCGTGGCTACAACCTGTTCTACCGCAAGGTGGATTACGACGATGATGACGATGTCGCCAGCTACGCGACCGACAGCTTCGGCGGTGGCATCAACTTCGGTTACCCGATCAACGAACTGTCGCGCCTGAATTTCGGTGCCGGTTACGAGTTCGTGCGCGTCAAGGACTTCGATGACAGCCCCGCCGAGGTCACGCAGTACATCAGTGATGAGGGCGAGGATTTCAACCTCTACAAGCTGACCGCCAGCTGGTCGCGCAACAATCTCAACCGCGGCATCCTGCCCACGGCGGGCAGCTCGCAGCTGCTGTCACTGGAAGTGGCAGTGCCCGGCTCCGATGCGGATTATTACAAGTTCCGCTACAAGGGGCAGAAGCTGTTCGAACTGCATGATGACTGGTCGCTCAAGTTCCGGACCGAACTTGGCTATGCCAATTCGTTCTCCGGCGATACCTACCCGTTCTTCAAGAACTTCTATGCGGGTGGTCTGGGCAGCGTGCGTGGTTACAGCTCCAACACCCTGGGTCAGGCATCCACCGAGGTCGATGACGGTGATGACGATACCCTGGGCGGCAACATTCTGGTCGAGGGCGGGATCGACCTGATCTTCCCGATGCCCTTCGTCAAGGACAAGCGCAGCGTCCAGCCGTCGTTCTTCGTGGATGCGGGGAATACCTATCTGACGTCCTGCTACGATGTCGGCTCCAGCTATTCCAGTTCCTGTGAGAGTGGCGTGGACCTCGGCGATCTGAATTACAGCGCCGGTATCGGCCTGTCATGGATCACGCCGGTTGGCCCGCTGACCTTCAGTGTCGCGCAGCCCATCGGTGACGATGACGACGACGACACCGAGATCTTCCAGTTCTCACTGGGCCAGACCTTCTAA
- a CDS encoding OmpH family outer membrane protein encodes MRKLTRALCLAGGLAAFATPMMAQATEVAVMDWRQALLSSDAAQRSMNQLKNQLAGKQDQAKALAKELETMQNKLQKDGAVMSDSERQSLQQQLRQKGGQFQQLRGQVQQQQQQAEQAFLKQSKPKLDKAIQQVVDKHGVELLVDRSATVYSKDGLDLTDEVTQVFNSLN; translated from the coding sequence ATGCGTAAATTGACCCGCGCACTGTGTCTGGCAGGCGGCCTCGCAGCCTTTGCGACCCCGATGATGGCCCAGGCCACGGAAGTGGCGGTCATGGACTGGCGCCAGGCGCTGTTGAGCTCCGATGCTGCCCAGCGCTCCATGAATCAGCTCAAGAATCAGCTGGCTGGCAAGCAGGATCAGGCCAAGGCGCTGGCCAAGGAGCTTGAGACCATGCAGAACAAGCTGCAGAAGGATGGTGCGGTGATGTCGGATTCCGAGCGCCAGTCACTGCAGCAGCAACTGCGCCAGAAGGGCGGGCAGTTCCAGCAGCTGCGCGGCCAGGTCCAGCAGCAGCAGCAGCAGGCCGAGCAGGCATTCCTCAAGCAATCCAAGCCCAAGCTGGACAAGGCCATTCAGCAGGTCGTCGACAAGCACGGTGTCGAGTTGCTGGTGGACCGCAGTGCCACGGTCTACAGCAAGGATGGTCTCGACCTGACCGATGAGGTCACCCAGGTCTTCAACTCGCTCAACTGA
- the lpxD gene encoding UDP-3-O-(3-hydroxymyristoyl)glucosamine N-acyltransferase yields the protein MKKQQFSYTLEDLAQRLGARLVGDPNVRVSGLSTLVDAAPGDIAFLANRAYLKYLADSQATAVLLHESHLDECKSHALVLDNPYLAYAELSRLFDPMAQAPQASVHPSAVVDETATLGANVEIGPQVVVGPGVSIGDGSRLQAGCVIGADSVLGEGCLLHPNVTLYHGVVIGARAVLHSGCVIGADGFGFAHDGKGWHKIAQLGGVMIGDDVEVGSCTSIDRGALGDTIIGNDVKIDSQVQIAHNVQIGDHSALAGCVGIAGSTKVGRYCLMGGGVGLAGHLEICDGVQVTGMSLVTNSITKPGVYSSGTGAMDNGLWRRNAVRFKQLDQLARRLNQVEKDLKDR from the coding sequence ATGAAAAAGCAACAATTCTCCTACACTCTCGAGGATCTGGCTCAGCGGCTGGGTGCTCGACTCGTTGGCGACCCGAACGTTCGGGTCTCTGGTCTGTCGACGCTGGTGGACGCGGCGCCAGGCGATATCGCCTTCCTCGCCAATCGCGCCTACCTCAAGTATCTCGCGGACTCTCAGGCCACGGCGGTGCTGCTGCACGAGAGTCATCTCGACGAGTGCAAGAGCCATGCGCTGGTGCTGGACAATCCTTACCTGGCCTATGCAGAGCTGTCACGGTTGTTCGATCCCATGGCACAGGCACCGCAGGCCAGCGTGCATCCCAGTGCGGTCGTCGATGAGACGGCCACGCTGGGCGCGAATGTCGAGATCGGCCCGCAGGTGGTGGTCGGCCCCGGTGTCAGTATCGGGGATGGCTCCCGTCTCCAGGCCGGGTGCGTCATTGGCGCTGACAGCGTGCTGGGCGAAGGGTGTCTGCTGCATCCCAATGTCACGCTCTATCACGGGGTGGTCATCGGGGCGCGGGCAGTCCTGCACAGTGGCTGCGTGATCGGTGCCGACGGCTTCGGTTTCGCCCACGACGGCAAGGGCTGGCACAAGATCGCCCAGCTGGGTGGCGTGATGATCGGTGATGATGTCGAGGTCGGCAGCTGCACCAGCATTGACCGAGGAGCACTCGGCGACACCATCATCGGCAATGACGTCAAGATCGACTCCCAGGTCCAGATCGCGCACAACGTGCAGATCGGAGATCACTCGGCGCTGGCCGGCTGTGTCGGCATCGCCGGTTCCACCAAGGTGGGTCGCTACTGTCTGATGGGCGGTGGCGTGGGGCTTGCCGGGCATCTGGAAATCTGTGATGGCGTGCAGGTCACCGGCATGAGTCTGGTGACCAATTCCATCACCAAGCCGGGCGTGTACTCGTCGGGTACCGGGGCGATGGACAATGGCCTGTGGCGCCGCAATGCCGTGCGTTTCAAGCAGCTGGATCAGCTCGCACGACGTCTGAACCAGGTCGAGAAGGACTTGAAGGACAGGTAG
- the fabZ gene encoding 3-hydroxyacyl-ACP dehydratase FabZ, with translation MVMDVNEIREYLPHRYPFLLIDRVMELSLGEFIVARKNVSINEPFFNGHFPGHPIMPGVLIVEAMAQAAGILGFKTVDKRPADGYIYYLVGSDNVRFKRPVMPGDQLEISARVLREKRGIWKFACQAKVDGDVVCEAEIICAERKVA, from the coding sequence ATGGTTATGGACGTCAACGAGATCCGTGAGTATCTCCCGCACCGCTATCCTTTCCTGCTGATCGATCGGGTCATGGAACTGTCCCTTGGCGAGTTCATCGTCGCGCGCAAGAATGTGAGCATCAATGAGCCGTTCTTCAATGGCCACTTCCCGGGACACCCGATCATGCCGGGTGTGCTGATCGTTGAGGCCATGGCTCAGGCGGCAGGTATTCTGGGTTTCAAGACGGTCGACAAGCGTCCTGCCGATGGTTACATCTATTACCTCGTGGGCAGTGACAACGTGCGCTTCAAGCGTCCGGTCATGCCGGGCGACCAGCTCGAGATCAGCGCCCGCGTGCTGCGCGAGAAGCGTGGTATCTGGAAGTTCGCCTGTCAGGCCAAGGTCGACGGTGATGTGGTCTGTGAAGCCGAAATCATCTGTGCCGAGAGGAAGGTCGCTTGA
- the lpxA gene encoding acyl-ACP--UDP-N-acetylglucosamine O-acyltransferase, producing MIHPTAIVDPGARLADDVEVGPFCVIGADVEIGAGTVVGPHVVIKGTTVIGERNRIFQFASVGEDCQDKKYAGEPTRLEIGDDNVIREGVTLHRGTVQDASLTRIGSRNLFMAYSHVGHDCIIGDDCIMANQATLGGHVHLGNHVILGGLSAVHQFCHVGEHAMAGGGSIITKDIAAFVMVNGHPAEAHGLNSVGLKRRGFSRETISALNAAYKTVFRQGLTLAQALEKLEGEPPLAERDVFIASLKASTRGLTR from the coding sequence TTGATACATCCTACTGCCATTGTCGATCCCGGCGCCCGCCTGGCCGACGATGTCGAGGTCGGTCCGTTTTGCGTGATCGGTGCCGACGTCGAGATCGGCGCTGGCACGGTGGTGGGGCCGCACGTCGTCATCAAGGGTACGACGGTCATCGGTGAGCGTAACCGCATCTTCCAGTTCGCCTCGGTCGGTGAGGATTGCCAGGACAAGAAGTACGCCGGTGAGCCGACACGCCTGGAGATCGGGGATGACAACGTCATTCGCGAGGGTGTGACCCTGCACCGGGGTACCGTCCAGGATGCCAGCCTGACACGCATCGGCAGTCGCAACCTGTTCATGGCCTACTCGCACGTGGGCCATGATTGCATCATCGGGGATGACTGCATCATGGCCAATCAGGCGACGCTGGGGGGGCATGTCCATCTGGGCAATCACGTCATTCTTGGCGGACTGTCGGCGGTGCACCAGTTCTGTCATGTCGGCGAGCACGCCATGGCGGGCGGTGGCTCCATCATCACCAAGGACATCGCGGCCTTCGTGATGGTCAATGGGCACCCTGCCGAGGCGCATGGCCTCAACAGCGTCGGCCTCAAGCGCCGTGGTTTCAGTCGCGAGACCATCTCCGCCCTGAACGCGGCCTACAAGACGGTCTTCCGTCAGGGGCTGACACTGGCGCAGGCACTCGAGAAGCTGGAAGGTGAGCCGCCTCTCGCCGAGCGCGATGTCTTCATCGCCTCGCTCAAGGCGTCCACTCGTGGCCTGACACGCTGA
- the lpxB gene encoding lipid-A-disaccharide synthase — translation MRIYLVAGELSGDILGASLMRALKARHPDVEFRGIGGPRMQAEGFDSLYPLETLSIMGLVEVLKHLPELIKVRRHLLRDALEWQPDVMIGIDAPDFNLGLELRLRKRGITTAHYVSPSVWAWRQGRVKTIRRAVDRMLTFLPFEAAFYREHQVPVTFVGHPLADELPLEDDRDAARLQLGIAPDVQLLAVLPGSRGNEIRFLGETFLASIERLCQRYPALEVVIPAATSLRRSELESLMQGREALDRSRIHLIDGQSREAMTAADAVLLASGTAALECLLCHRPMVVAYRMAPMTHRIARHMVKTEWISLPNLIARETLVPELIQDAATPESIEESLAPLLSRAAGDVCRQRELRERFVAMHRELTCDASAAAAIAIGELAGR, via the coding sequence ATGCGCATCTACCTGGTAGCCGGAGAGCTCTCCGGTGACATCCTCGGTGCCAGCTTGATGCGCGCGCTCAAGGCGCGTCATCCCGATGTCGAGTTTCGTGGCATCGGGGGGCCGCGCATGCAGGCCGAAGGCTTCGACAGCCTCTATCCGCTGGAAACTCTCTCCATCATGGGGCTGGTCGAGGTGCTCAAGCATCTGCCGGAGTTGATCAAGGTGCGTCGCCATCTGTTGCGCGACGCGCTTGAGTGGCAGCCTGACGTGATGATCGGTATCGATGCTCCCGACTTCAATCTGGGGCTCGAGCTGCGCCTGCGCAAGCGGGGCATCACCACGGCGCACTATGTCAGTCCTTCCGTCTGGGCCTGGCGTCAGGGCAGGGTGAAGACCATCCGCCGTGCCGTCGATCGCATGCTGACCTTCCTGCCCTTCGAGGCGGCCTTCTATCGCGAACATCAGGTGCCGGTGACCTTCGTCGGCCATCCGCTGGCGGATGAGTTGCCGCTCGAGGATGATCGCGATGCTGCTCGCCTGCAGCTGGGGATTGCCCCCGACGTGCAGTTGCTGGCGGTGTTGCCGGGATCCCGTGGCAACGAGATTCGTTTCCTCGGCGAGACCTTCCTGGCCTCCATTGAGCGCCTTTGCCAGCGTTACCCTGCGCTTGAAGTGGTGATTCCGGCCGCCACGTCGCTGCGGCGTAGCGAGCTTGAGTCACTGATGCAGGGGCGCGAGGCGCTGGATCGCAGTCGCATTCACCTCATCGATGGCCAGTCGCGTGAAGCGATGACTGCCGCCGATGCCGTGCTGCTGGCCTCCGGTACGGCAGCGCTCGAATGTCTGCTGTGTCATCGTCCGATGGTGGTGGCCTATCGCATGGCGCCGATGACCCACCGCATCGCACGGCACATGGTCAAGACCGAGTGGATTTCGCTGCCCAACCTGATTGCCCGCGAGACATTGGTGCCGGAGCTGATCCAGGACGCAGCCACGCCGGAGTCCATCGAGGAAAGCCTCGCTCCCTTGCTGTCGCGTGCCGCCGGCGATGTCTGTCGCCAGCGTGAGCTGCGTGAGCGCTTCGTCGCCATGCATCGTGAGTTGACCTGTGATGCCAGCGCCGCGGCCGCCATTGCCATCGGTGAGCTGGCGGGGCGCTGA
- the dnaE gene encoding DNA polymerase III subunit alpha — MTTPFVHLRVHTEFSLVDGLPGVKPLIKATATAGQPAVAVTDEANLFGLVKFYSNARGAGIKPIIGSDLWMTNPQDVTRPYRITLLAMNDIGYRHLTELISRGWTDGQKQGRAYLEKQWIFEQAEGLIVLSGGREGEIGRHLLSDHEDTARTLLSEWKAVFGDRFYLELTRTQRQYEEECLHLSVALAEATDTPVVATNDVRFLKREDYWAHETRVAIGEGKALDDPRRETRYSDEQYLKTAEEMHELFADIPEALENSVLIAARCSVTVQLGTYFLPEFPVPEGMTMDEFFRKVSHDGLTERLEKLYPRDRHPRDSEAWADTEQRYRSRLDFELDIILQMGFPGYFLIVMDFIQWGKDNGVPVGPGRGSGAGSLVAYAQKITDLDPLEYDLLFERFLNPERVSMPDFDVDFCMEKRDRVIDYVAERYGRNAVSQIVTFGTMAAKAVVRDVARAQGRPYSLGDKLSKLIPFEVGMTLEKAIEQEPQLKEFIENDEEAQEIWEMALKLEGTTRGTGKHAGGVVIAPTKLTDFSPLLCEEDGSGLVVQFDKNDVEEAGLVKFDFLGLRTLTIIDWATEMVDKVREREGLPPLEIDDIPLDDAKTFDMLQKAETTAVFQLESRGMKELIKKLKPDCLEDMIALVALFRPGPLQSGMVDDFINRKHGRSEVSYPHPDYQHELLKPVLEPTYGIILYQEQVMQIAQVLAGYTLGQADMLRRAMGKKKPEEMAKQRAGFMEGCAEKGIDKDLAGNIFDLVEKFAGYGFNKSHSAAYGLVSYQTGWLKAHYPGPFMAAVISTEMQTIEKVVPLIEECRHIGLTVTPPDVNIGGYKFTVDLEGRVVYGLGAIRGVGEGPIEAIVSARAEGGPFSDIFDFCKRIDAKKINKRTLEALIRSGALDNIGPSRAVLMLAVEDALKAASQNHANNDVGITDMFGDAFSEPETDVYAGYRKAREWTDKERLTGEKDTLGLYLTGHPIDEYEGELKRFINARISDLKPSREPQRIAGLVIAMRTMKSKRGDTMAFVTLDDRTGRIEASMFGELYDQVRNKLVPDSVVIVEGEVSQDDYSGGLRLRGKDVTPIIDARARFGEAVEMSIAAEDIGGRFTQQLSTLLTPHLASEGLPMRLRYRNAAAEAWLELGEQWRVAPSDELLIQLGEVEGQRGVRLKYRE; from the coding sequence ATGACCACGCCCTTTGTTCACCTGCGCGTTCACACCGAGTTCTCTCTCGTCGATGGTCTGCCCGGCGTCAAGCCGCTGATCAAGGCGACCGCCACGGCAGGCCAGCCGGCTGTCGCGGTCACCGACGAGGCCAACCTGTTCGGGCTGGTCAAGTTCTACTCCAATGCCCGAGGGGCCGGGATCAAGCCGATCATCGGTTCCGATCTGTGGATGACCAATCCGCAGGACGTCACGCGTCCCTACCGCATCACGCTGCTGGCGATGAATGACATCGGCTATCGCCATCTGACCGAGCTGATCTCGCGTGGTTGGACCGACGGCCAGAAGCAGGGGCGTGCCTATCTCGAGAAGCAGTGGATCTTCGAGCAGGCCGAGGGGCTGATCGTGCTGTCCGGGGGGCGCGAGGGCGAGATCGGGCGTCATCTGCTCTCGGATCACGAAGACACCGCACGGACCCTGCTGAGCGAATGGAAGGCGGTCTTCGGGGATCGCTTCTATCTGGAGCTGACCCGTACCCAGCGCCAGTACGAGGAAGAGTGCCTGCACCTGTCGGTGGCGTTGGCGGAGGCGACCGATACCCCGGTGGTCGCCACCAATGACGTGCGCTTCCTCAAGCGTGAGGACTACTGGGCCCACGAGACACGCGTGGCCATCGGGGAAGGCAAGGCGCTGGATGACCCGCGCCGCGAGACCCGCTACAGCGATGAGCAGTACCTGAAGACCGCCGAGGAAATGCACGAGCTGTTCGCCGACATTCCCGAAGCGCTCGAGAACAGCGTGCTGATCGCGGCGCGCTGTTCCGTGACGGTTCAGCTGGGGACCTACTTCCTGCCCGAGTTCCCGGTGCCGGAAGGCATGACGATGGATGAGTTCTTCCGCAAGGTTTCCCATGATGGCCTGACGGAACGCCTCGAGAAGCTCTATCCGCGCGACAGGCATCCCCGCGACAGCGAAGCCTGGGCTGACACCGAACAGCGCTATCGTTCCCGCCTGGACTTCGAGCTCGACATCATCCTGCAGATGGGCTTCCCCGGGTACTTCCTGATCGTCATGGACTTCATCCAGTGGGGCAAGGACAACGGCGTGCCGGTCGGCCCGGGGCGTGGTTCCGGTGCCGGCTCACTGGTGGCCTATGCCCAGAAGATCACCGATCTGGATCCGCTGGAATACGACCTGCTGTTCGAGCGCTTCCTGAACCCGGAACGTGTCTCCATGCCCGACTTCGACGTCGACTTCTGCATGGAGAAGCGCGATCGCGTCATCGATTACGTGGCCGAGCGCTACGGGCGCAATGCGGTCTCGCAGATCGTCACCTTCGGCACCATGGCCGCCAAGGCGGTGGTGCGTGACGTGGCGCGTGCCCAGGGGCGTCCCTACTCGCTGGGCGACAAGCTCTCCAAGCTGATTCCCTTTGAAGTCGGCATGACGCTGGAGAAGGCCATCGAGCAGGAGCCTCAGCTCAAGGAATTCATCGAGAACGATGAAGAGGCCCAGGAAATCTGGGAGATGGCGCTCAAGCTCGAGGGCACCACCCGCGGTACCGGCAAGCACGCCGGGGGCGTGGTGATCGCTCCCACCAAGCTGACCGATTTCTCGCCGCTGCTGTGTGAAGAGGATGGCAGCGGTCTGGTGGTGCAGTTCGACAAGAACGATGTCGAGGAAGCCGGGCTGGTCAAGTTCGACTTCCTGGGGCTGCGTACCCTGACCATCATCGACTGGGCGACCGAGATGGTCGACAAGGTCCGTGAGCGTGAAGGGCTGCCGCCGCTGGAGATCGATGACATTCCGCTGGACGACGCCAAGACCTTCGACATGCTGCAGAAGGCGGAGACGACGGCGGTCTTCCAGCTGGAATCCCGCGGCATGAAGGAGCTGATCAAGAAGCTCAAGCCTGACTGCCTGGAAGACATGATCGCCCTGGTGGCCCTGTTCCGTCCGGGCCCGCTGCAGTCCGGCATGGTGGATGACTTCATCAACCGCAAGCACGGTCGCTCCGAAGTGTCTTATCCACACCCGGATTATCAGCACGAGCTGCTCAAGCCGGTACTGGAGCCGACCTACGGCATCATCCTGTACCAGGAGCAGGTCATGCAGATCGCGCAGGTGCTGGCCGGCTACACGCTGGGCCAGGCCGACATGCTGCGCCGCGCGATGGGCAAGAAGAAGCCGGAAGAGATGGCCAAGCAGCGTGCCGGCTTCATGGAAGGGTGTGCCGAGAAGGGCATCGACAAGGACCTGGCGGGCAACATCTTCGACCTGGTGGAAAAGTTCGCCGGTTACGGCTTCAACAAGTCCCACTCGGCGGCCTATGGCCTCGTCTCCTACCAGACGGGCTGGCTGAAGGCGCACTATCCGGGGCCGTTCATGGCCGCGGTGATCTCGACCGAGATGCAGACCATCGAGAAGGTGGTACCGCTGATCGAGGAATGCCGCCATATCGGCCTGACGGTCACGCCACCGGACGTCAACATCGGTGGCTACAAGTTCACCGTCGACCTCGAAGGGCGCGTCGTCTACGGGCTGGGCGCGATCCGTGGCGTGGGCGAGGGCCCGATCGAGGCGATCGTCAGCGCACGTGCCGAGGGTGGGCCGTTCAGCGACATCTTCGACTTCTGCAAGCGCATCGATGCCAAGAAGATCAACAAGCGCACCCTGGAGGCGTTGATCCGCTCCGGGGCGCTGGACAACATCGGCCCGTCCCGTGCGGTGCTGATGCTGGCGGTGGAGGATGCGCTCAAGGCCGCCTCCCAGAATCATGCCAACAACGATGTCGGCATCACCGACATGTTCGGCGATGCCTTCAGCGAGCCGGAAACGGATGTCTACGCCGGCTATCGCAAGGCGCGTGAGTGGACCGACAAGGAGCGCCTCACCGGCGAGAAGGACACCCTGGGGCTCTATCTGACCGGCCATCCCATCGATGAATACGAAGGTGAGCTCAAGCGCTTCATCAATGCGCGCATCAGCGACCTGAAACCGTCGCGGGAGCCGCAGCGCATCGCCGGGCTGGTGATCGCCATGCGCACCATGAAGTCCAAGCGTGGCGATACCATGGCCTTCGTGACCCTGGATGATCGCACCGGACGCATCGAGGCCTCGATGTTCGGCGAACTCTACGATCAGGTACGCAACAAGCTGGTACCTGACAGCGTGGTGATCGTCGAGGGGGAGGTCAGTCAGGATGATTATTCCGGCGGCCTGCGCCTGCGTGGCAAGGATGTCACGCCGATCATCGATGCGCGGGCGCGCTTCGGTGAGGCCGTCGAGATGAGCATCGCCGCCGAGGATATCGGCGGACGCTTCACCCAGCAGTTGTCCACGCTGTTGACGCCGCACCTGGCCAGCGAAGGCCTGCCGATGCGGCTACGCTATCGCAATGCCGCCGCGGAGGCCTGGCTGGAGCTTGGTGAGCAATGGCGCGTCGCCCCCAGCGATGAACTGCTGATCCAGCTGGGTGAGGTGGAAGGCCAGCGCGGCGTGCGACTCAAGTACCGTGAGTGA
- the accA gene encoding acetyl-CoA carboxylase carboxyl transferase subunit alpha has product MNPNYLDFEQPIAELQAKIEELRLVGNDSQVNLSDEIARLQDKSTKLTESIFKDLGAWQVSQLARHPQRPYTLDYLENLFTDFDELHGDRHYADDEALVGGIARLDDKPVMVIGHQKGRDVKEKVRRNFGMPRPEGYRKACRLMEMAERFKMPILTFIDTPGAYPGIGAEERGQSEAIAYNLAVMSRLKTPIISTVIGEGGSGGALAIGVCDELNMLQYSTYSVISPEGCASILWKSAERAADAADAMGITASRLKELGFVDNLIKEPLGGAHRNPQAAADSIKAALGEGLERLGALDTDALLERRYQRLMSYGAPA; this is encoded by the coding sequence ATGAATCCCAATTATCTGGACTTTGAACAGCCGATCGCCGAGCTGCAGGCCAAGATCGAGGAACTCCGTCTGGTCGGTAACGACTCCCAGGTCAACCTGTCTGACGAGATCGCTCGTCTGCAGGACAAGAGCACCAAGCTCACCGAGTCCATCTTCAAGGACCTCGGTGCCTGGCAGGTATCTCAGCTGGCGCGTCATCCGCAGCGTCCGTATACCCTCGACTACCTCGAGAACCTGTTCACGGATTTCGATGAGCTGCACGGCGACCGTCACTACGCGGACGATGAAGCCCTGGTCGGTGGCATCGCGCGTCTCGACGACAAGCCGGTGATGGTGATCGGTCACCAGAAAGGCCGTGACGTGAAGGAAAAGGTGCGTCGCAACTTCGGCATGCCGCGTCCGGAAGGCTACCGCAAGGCCTGCCGTCTGATGGAGATGGCCGAGCGCTTCAAGATGCCGATCCTGACCTTCATCGACACCCCGGGTGCCTATCCGGGCATCGGTGCCGAGGAGCGCGGTCAGTCCGAGGCCATCGCCTACAATCTGGCAGTGATGTCGCGTCTCAAGACCCCGATCATCTCCACCGTCATCGGTGAGGGCGGTTCCGGTGGTGCACTGGCCATCGGCGTGTGTGACGAGCTCAACATGCTGCAGTACTCCACCTACTCGGTGATCTCGCCGGAAGGGTGTGCCTCCATCCTGTGGAAGAGCGCAGAGCGTGCCGCCGATGCCGCTGATGCCATGGGCATCACGGCCTCGCGCCTCAAGGAGCTGGGCTTCGTCGACAACTTGATCAAGGAGCCGCTGGGTGGCGCGCACCGCAATCCGCAAGCTGCTGCCGACAGCATCAAGGCCGCGCTGGGTGAAGGCCTGGAGCGTCTTGGCGCGCTGGATACCGACGCCCTGCTGGAGCGTCGTTACCAGCGCCTGATGAGCTACGGCGCACCGGCATGA